GCCCAACCTTAGCATGTAGTATAGCTAGTTAGCTATCGGGTCTTAAATTAATCCTGTCACGACGGAAATCGTGTTACCTCTGTGACATTTATGAGAACCTATACCGTACTGTCATTATACTATATTGCAACCTACACAGAAAACGTGACTTGTTTTTTAATTACAGATTTGCCGGCAAGAGCCCGATCATCATGGGTAAGAGTTGTAAAGTAGTAGTGTGTGGTCTGGCAGCTGTCGGCAAGACTGCTGTTCTGGAGCAATTGCTGTATGCCAATCATATTGCAGGTAAGTAAATCAATTTGGAATGAATAATGAGATCTAGGACATTGTTGATGTTCTGACTACACAGATCCGTTCACATTCCAAATGCCCCTTCTCCCCAATAGGCTCAGAACCCATGGAGACCCTGGAAGACATTTACATTGGCTCCATAGAAACGGAGCGTGGTACTCGAGAGCAGGTGCGTTTCTATGACACCAGGGGACTCCGCGATGGTCTGGAATTCCCCAGGCATTACTACACCTTTGCAGATGGCTTTGTGCTGGTCTACAGCATTGACAGTAAGGAGTCCTTCAAACGCATGGAGGCTCTCAAGAAGGACATTGACCGTTACCGTGACAAGAAAGAGGTAGGGCGCTTCATTTTTTAATGGTTCTTTGTGAATCACAATTTCTTTAGGCGAGACCGATGATTGCTGCCTTAACTTTTTTACTTTCCAATGATTATATATGTGTACCTATGGTACCACCATTGGGTGACATCCATCAGGTAATTTcctgcaaaaaaacaacattctttTTGGGCTGCTCTGCCATCTCTTatacaccaccacactccactTGCTGACATCCTGTAGATGTTAGGCTGCACTACATAGATCAGATGATCTGTTCACAGGTGACCATAGTGGTGTTGGGCAACAAGCTGGACATGCAGGACCAGAGGAGGGTGGACTCGGAGGCGGCCCAACACTGGGCCAAAACAGAGAAGGTGCGTCTGTGGGAGGTGTCGGTGGCCGACCGGCGGACTCTCATTGAGCCCTTCGTCCACCTGGCCAGCAAGATGACCCAGCCCCAGAGCAAGTCTTCTTTCCCTCTTAGTCGTAACAAGAACAAGGGGAGTGGCTCTCTAGATAGCTGAGTGAGCAGGGAGCATAGGAATAAGGAAGGACATCATTtgggggggaagggggggggtaAAAGTAGGCTGACAGGGATGTACACTGACTGACTCAGAAACAATGTCTTCGTGGATAATTTGACTGATATTCTTGACTGATCTTTGACAACAAGGACATCAAAAGAAACATAAGCTCGTAATCAGAAGGTTTTGAATTACGGAGGATATATAAGGGATTATGTTACTGTAAAAGGAGATTTGTTACACTCCTAGCATGCCATCCACTTTGGCAATTTTTTTAGCATGGGCAATTTCCCCCATGCTAAAATAATTTGGTCTGAGCGAGAGGCTCTTTCCCTGTCTGTTACCTTTTGAGGAGATCATAACCACAGCCTTAGCATGCTAGCCTAGCATGTCACAAATTAATTTGTCCATGAAGACTCTTTACCTCAGTTTAAAGGTCTTTGTTACTCTACCTTGGTTGGATGAAATTCAACTCTATTAACATTTCTGATTATGTAATCGACGAAAGCAATTTTATGCTGTATCAGGATCAGTAGTTATTGTACAACATTTCATGTGTGTATCACTGCCAAATTCAAAATGCCTTtaccttttttttgtgtggcttTGTCTAATGGATATATAACACCAAACAAAAACTAGGCCAAGGCATGGAATGGTGTCCACAGATctttatatttgtttgttttgacttgcaacaaattatgtttttttgcatCTGCATCTTTAGGTCTGTATTGTTTAGATGCACATTGTTTTCTAGATACAATTTGTATGTTCTGatggaatatacagtaccatGTTTATCTTAAAATGTGGAGACTGGATAATGATTTTCatgttttctgaaaacaaaTTAAGATTCAATCTACATCTGTTTTGAGTGTGCTGTGTAGTTATTTTTATGTGTGTGGTATTTGACACATTTTAGTATGGCAAAAAAATTGCTACTGCCTCTGGCACATGCATGCAGGAGCTTTGGGTTGAGTCAGGCCACCAGCAGAAACTCTTTGTCTTTCcacactttcctgtcaaattagcatgcatatatatatagatatctCACACATTgtgtctcgatgaacaaaatatattaaaggtcaaaatctttactgtagtagtgtgtatggtccccacatgcctgtatgcactcttgacaatgtctgggcatgctcctgatcaGATGGCCggtggtgtcctggggatctcctcccaaacttggatcagggcatcagtgagctcctgaacagtctgtggcgctacttggtggcatcGGATGCagcgatacataacatcccagaggatCTCAATTAGTTTCacgtctggggaatgtgagggccagtcaatggcatcaatgccttcgtcatccaggaactgcctacacactctggccacaggaggctgggcattgtcctgcaccaggaacACAGGGCCCACTGCGCCAGCACAagttctgacaatgggtctgagaatttcatcccagtacctaacagcagtcagggtaccttT
This is a stretch of genomic DNA from Esox lucius isolate fEsoLuc1 chromosome 11, fEsoLuc1.pri, whole genome shotgun sequence. It encodes these proteins:
- the nkiras2 gene encoding NF-kappa-B inhibitor-interacting Ras-like protein 2, translated to MGKSCKVVVCGLAAVGKTAVLEQLLYANHIAGSEPMETLEDIYIGSIETERGTREQVRFYDTRGLRDGLEFPRHYYTFADGFVLVYSIDSKESFKRMEALKKDIDRYRDKKEVTIVVLGNKLDMQDQRRVDSEAAQHWAKTEKVRLWEVSVADRRTLIEPFVHLASKMTQPQSKSSFPLSRNKNKGSGSLDS